Part of the Actinomycetota bacterium genome, CGCCCCCGCCTTGACGGCGCGCGCGAAGAACTTGGACACCAGCTCAGCGTTTCCAGGCAGATCGCCCACCGTGGGATTGACCTGCGCCAGGGCAACTCGAAGGCTTCTCACAACATCGCCACGCTACCAGGTCCGGGGCGGCCATCCCTTGTCAGGCGGTTATAACGACGTTAGACTCGGCTTATGAAGCGCAAGCTCACCAAGATTGGGAACTCGTGGGGGCTTATCCTCTCGCGAGAAATGTTGGAACTCCTGGGCATCCGCGAGGGGGCCGACGTCGAAGTAGAGTTGGCCGGCAACACGCTGGTCGTCACCGCGCCCAAGTCCGATCGAGGCGACGTCGAGGCCGGTCTGGCGTACCTCGCGTCGAAGCGCGAGCGCGCCGAGGTGTACCGGCGCCTTGCCAAGTGAGTTCCTGACGACTCGGTTCGTCCTGGCGATCCATCGGGACTTGATCGACACGTTCGGTGGCTCTCCGGGCGTTCGCGATGAAGGCTTGCTCGAGTCAGCCCTGGCGCAGCCCCAAGCGACCGCAGGGGGTCGGCTGCTGCATCGAACTGTTTTTGATCAGGCGGCGGCATACCTCTTCCATGTCTGTGCTAATCACCCGTTCATCGATGGGAACAAACGGGCCGGCTTCGCGGCGATGGACACTTTCCTACGTCGGAATGGTTACCGCCTTGTCCTGGGAGATGAAGACGCCTACCGACTTGCGCTGGGCGTGGCGGAGGGGACGATCGGCAAGCGGGAAGTGTCCTCTAGGCTGCGAAGGAACTGTGAACGCTCACAGTAATGCTGTTTGCATGATCGGGACCCGGGTAGACTGCGGCGCGTGAGCGATCAAAGAGATGCCCAGGTTGCGTACGTGCTGCGTACGGTGGAGGAGCGGGACATCCGTTTCATCCGGCTGTGGTTCACCGATGTTCTCGGGTTCCTGAAGTCCTTCGCGATCATGCCTGCGGAGCTAGAAGACGCTTTCGCCAAGGGGATGGGCTTCGACGGTTCGGCCATCGAGGGCTTTGCGCGCGTGACCGAATCCGACATGGTGGCGATCCCGGATCCCGCGACGTTCCAGGTGCTGCCGGCGATGGGCGGCTCATCGATTCTCGAGGCGCGCATGTTCTGCGAGGTGGCCTCGCCCGACGGCACGGCGTTCCCCGGCGACCCGCGACTGGTGCTGCGACGCAACCTCGAGCGCGCGCGCGAGATGGGCTTCACGTTCTACGTGCATCCCGAGATCGAGTTCTTCTTGTTTCGCTCGCCACACAATCCCGAGCCGCTTGATTCCGGCGGCTACTTCGACATGACACCGCTGGACACTGCACAGGACTTCCGGCGCGAGGCCATTCAAACGCTCGAGCAAATGGGGATCTCGGTCGAGTACTCGCACCACGAGGTCGCTCCTTCGCAGCACGAGATCGACTTGCGCTTCGCCGACGCGCTGACGATGGCCGACAACA contains:
- a CDS encoding type II toxin-antitoxin system death-on-curing family toxin, whose protein sequence is MPSEFLTTRFVLAIHRDLIDTFGGSPGVRDEGLLESALAQPQATAGGRLLHRTVFDQAAAYLFHVCANHPFIDGNKRAGFAAMDTFLRRNGYRLVLGDEDAYRLALGVAEGTIGKREVSSRLRRNCERSQ